From Gemmatimonadota bacterium, a single genomic window includes:
- a CDS encoding altronate dehydrogenase, whose amino-acid sequence MATPAESVLQFGSGRFLRAFADLFIHEARQAGQDIGRIVVVQSTGTRRTRLFNEQRGRYRIRVRGIRDGRRIDESVEVESVSRALSAAEDWETVLAAGRDPATEYILSNTSETGYDVPETERLDGAPPVSFPGKLLAVLLARYEHGGAPVTVIPCELIDDNAKALRGLVRALGRKRRLGDGFLGWLVEGVTWLHTLVDRITIEPPPGFPNPHGDGLLALTEPFAFWALEDRPGAAPFIEHPAITRTPDVRPYALRKVRVLNGAHTALVCRAMPLGIRTVREAVDHGETGPWLRELMLEEIVPALPDEVEDARSFAEDCIERFRNPFLDHRLESIAVDHQIKVKMRLAPTFEAYVEKFERKPPLLSALLT is encoded by the coding sequence ATGGCGACGCCGGCTGAATCGGTGCTCCAGTTCGGCAGCGGCCGGTTCCTCCGCGCCTTCGCCGACCTCTTCATCCACGAGGCCAGGCAAGCCGGGCAGGACATCGGCCGGATCGTCGTGGTCCAGTCCACGGGCACCAGGCGGACCCGGTTATTCAACGAACAGCGCGGCCGCTACCGGATCCGCGTACGGGGGATCCGCGACGGCAGGCGGATCGACGAGTCCGTCGAGGTGGAAAGCGTTTCGAGGGCTCTGAGTGCCGCGGAGGACTGGGAAACCGTACTGGCTGCGGGGCGCGACCCGGCCACGGAGTACATCCTCTCCAACACCTCGGAAACCGGGTACGACGTGCCGGAAACGGAGCGGCTGGACGGCGCGCCGCCGGTTTCTTTTCCCGGAAAGCTGCTCGCCGTGCTCCTGGCGCGGTATGAACACGGCGGCGCACCGGTGACCGTCATCCCCTGCGAACTGATCGACGACAACGCCAAGGCGTTGCGCGGGCTGGTCCGTGCACTGGGGCGGAAGCGGCGTCTGGGCGACGGTTTCCTGGGCTGGCTGGTAGAAGGGGTGACCTGGCTGCATACGCTCGTGGACCGGATCACCATCGAACCGCCGCCGGGGTTTCCCAATCCCCACGGCGACGGGCTGCTGGCGCTGACCGAACCCTTCGCCTTCTGGGCCCTGGAGGACCGGCCGGGCGCCGCGCCTTTCATCGAGCACCCGGCCATTACGCGTACGCCGGACGTCCGACCGTACGCGCTGCGCAAGGTGAGGGTGCTCAACGGCGCCCACACGGCGCTGGTATGCCGGGCCATGCCTCTGGGGATCCGGACCGTCCGGGAGGCGGTCGACCATGGGGAAACGGGTCCGTGGCTGCGGGAACTGATGCTGGAGGAAATCGTGCCGGCGCTGCCGGACGAGGTGGAAGACGCCCGGTCCTTCGCGGAGGACTGCATCGAACGATTCCGGAATCCTTTCCTGGACCACCGCCTCGAATCCATCGCGGTAGACCACCAGATCAAGGTAAAGATGCGTCTGGCGCCA